The window CGCGAGCACTTCGGCGAGCACGGCGGGTGCCGCGCGTCCGGCTTCGTGCTTCTTGACAACCACATGGGGTACGCCGTTGAGCTCCTCGGTCTCCACATCGGCGAGCGTGACTCCCTGGCCGCGCGCGAAGCCCTCGAGTGCCCTCGTCGGTGCGCCGTCCGGCCCGTACGCCTGCTGGTTCTTGGGGCCCTTGACCGTGCGGACGTGATCCTCCTCGCGGGCCGCAACCGCCGGGACCACGGCGATGAGCCGCCGCGGTGTGCCGAAGACGCGGACCTCGCCGTGCCCGAGCCGGGTGGCCGCGAGCCCTTCGGTGACCAGCCGGCCGACCTGTTCCCGGGCGGAGCGCAGCTCGGCCGGCGGCAGTTCCTCGGTGCCGATCTCGAAGACCAGGGTGCGCTCGCCGTCGCCGGTCTGGACGGTGGCGGCGGGGCGGGCCGGCGCGAGCGGGGCGGTGGTGCCCAGCGGCAGGCCGATCTCAGTGCGGCGGTCGATCCACAGTCGGGCGACCTCACCGGCGAGCCGCCGCATCCGGGCGAACTCGGTGGCCCGCTCGGCGGTGGAGACCGCACCCCGCGAATCGAGGACGTTGAAGGTCTGCGAGCACTTCAGCACGTAGGAGTGGGCCGGCACCGGCAGCCCGATGTCGATCATGCGCTGGGCCTCGGCGGCGTAGATCTCCAGCAGCCGCCGGTTGGCGTCGATGTCGGCGTCGTCGAGGTAGTAGCGCGACATCTCGTATTCGGACTGGCCGAAGACCTCGCCGTAACTGACGCCCGGGGCGTACTCGATCTCCTTGAAGTGGGTCTTCTCCTGGAGCGCCATGATGATCCGCTCGATGCCGTAGGTGATCTCCACACTGACCGGATCGAGGTTGACGCCGCCCACCTGCTGGAAATAGGTGAACTGGGTGATCTCCAGCCCGTCCAGCCAGACCTCCCAGCCCAGACCCCACGCGCCGACGGCGGGGGCGGCCCAGTTGTCCTCGACGAAACGCACGTCGTGCGCGGTCACGTCGATGCCGATCGCGGCCAGGCTGCCGAGGTAGAGCTCCTGCGGATTGCCCGGGTCGGGCTTGAGGATCACCTGGAGCTGGGTGTGGGTCTGGAGCCGGTTCGGGTTCTCGCCGTAACGGGAGTCGTCTGGTCGCACCGACGGTTCGGCGTAGACGACACGCCACGGCTCCGGCCCGAGCACCCGCAGGAGCGTCGCCGGGTTGAGGGTGCCGGCGCCGACCTCGGTGTTCATCGGCTGGACGACCAGGCAGCCCTGATCCGTCCAATACGAGGTCAACCGGGCCAGCGCGTCCTGCATGGTGAGCATGGGTCCGAAGTCTAGGTGTGCCCACAGGGGGGTAGGTACGCAATATGCTCGCCGGAGATCTTTACGCCTTTCAGGACCTCCTATCGGATGAGGAGGCCGCGACCGTCCACCGGGTGCGCGAGTTCCTCTCGGCCGAGGTCTCGCCGATCGCCAACGAATATTGGGCGCGGGCCGAGTTCCCGTCGCACCTGATCAAGCAGTTCGCCGGGCTCGGCCTGGCCGGGGTGGAGCGGTCGTCGCTGCTGGACGGCTGGCTCGCCCTGGAGATGGGTCGCGCCGACGCCTCGATGGCCACCTTCTACGGGGTGCACGCCGGCCTCGCGATGGGCAGCATCCAGGAGTGCGGCTCCCCGGAGCAGAGGGAGCGCTGGCTGTCGCCGATGGCGTCGTTCGACCGGATCGGGGCGTTCGCGCTGACCGAGCCGACCGGCGGCTCGGACGTGGCGGCCGGTCTGCGGACCACCGCCCGGCGGGAGGGCGACACGTGGGTGCTCAACGGGAGGAAACGCTGGATCGGCAACGCCACCTTCGCCGACCTGATCGTGGTGTGGGCCCGTGACGAGGCTGACGACCAGGTCAAGGGGTTCGTGGTGGAGAAGGATGCGCCCGGGTTCACCGCCACCAAGATCGAGCACAAGATCGCGCTGCGGATCGTGCAGAACGCCGACATCGAGCTGGCCGGGGTCCGGGTGCCGGAGTCCGACCGGCTCCAGCTCGCCGGCTCGTTCAAGGACACCGCGCGGGTGCTGCGGGCGACCCGGGCCGGCGTGGCCTGGCAGGCGGTCGGCCTGATGATCGCCGCCTACGAGATCGCGCTGCGCTACGCCGGTGAGCGCAAGCAGTTCGGCCGTCCGATCGCCAAGTTCCAGCTGGTCCAGGACCTTCTGGTGCGGATGGCCGGCAACGCGACGGCCTCACTCGGGATGTGCGTGCGGTTGGCCCAGCTCCAGGACGCGGGCGTCTACAAGGACGAGCACTCGGCACTGGCGAAGGCCTACTGCACCACCCGGATGCGCGAGGTGGTCGGTTGGGCCCGCGAGCTGCTGGCCGGCAACGGCATCGTCCTCGACTACGACATCGGCCGTTTCGTGGCCGACGCCGAGGCTCTCTACTCGTACGAGGGCACCCGCGAGATCAACTCCCTGATCGTGGGCCGGGCCATCACCGGCCACGGAGCCTTCGTATGATCCGTCCCCTTCCCGCCGGGCCGCCGTGACCGCTCGGAAACGGTGGGGGTGGCGGTTGCTTGGTGATTGCGGGGGTGGCGGTCGCTTGGTGGTGGCGAGGGCCGCGGTCGCATGTTGTGGCGAGGGCCGCGGTCGCATGGCGATGGCGATGGCGATGGCGGCGGTGGCTTGGTGACGGTTACGGTGACGGCGAGGGTGGCGATCCCCGGGTAAGGCGAGGGCGGCGGCCGCTCAGAAGCTGCGATGGCGGCGGTCGCCCGAATCGGGCCGGGCGACCGCCGCCGGCCGGCGCTCAGATGTACTGACGTTCGACGTGCTGCTGGGTGGCGCTGAACGACAGGTTGCAGGCGGTGAGCTCCGCGTCGCTGGTCGGCGTGGCGCTGGTCCACTCCAGGTAGAAGTGGCCGCGGGTGATGCCCGGGTTCAGCTCGAACTCGGTCGGCCCCACGCCGTCCGGGAAGTCGCGCCAGCCGGGCGTGCCGGCCCGGTAGACGTTCTCCGGGTCGGCGGTGAAACCGATCCGGCCGCCCGACTTGGGGCGCAGGCACTCCCGGGTCAGTTTGACCTTGATCGGGGTGGCGCTGACGAACTGCTCCGGCCCCTCGGCCGTGCACGTCGGCAGGCAGGACAGCGACTCGGCCGTCCACGAGTAGAGGAATCGGTCCACCGGCCGGTCGACGTAGACGTTCAGGGAGTCGGTGCCGGACGCGGTGATGTCCAGTTTCCGGTGCTTGTAGTGGGCGCTGTACTCGCCGCTGACGGTGGCCTTCGCCGTGTAGCGGAACTTGCCCGAGCTGCCCGCCTCGGTCGTGCCGATGAGCACCTTCGTGTCGGTGGGCTTCTTGCGGAAGAAGAACTCCACACGGCCGGCGTTGCCTGTGGTCCGGCCCTCGATGCCCGCCCAGCCGCTCAGGACGACCTGGCCACCGGGTGTCGTCTCGTCCGGCCCGGCGGTGAACTCCATGCCGGTCTGGATCTCCGTCTTCGGCGGCGGTGGCGCTGCCACGGCCGGCGCCGAACCGGCCAGCGCGACGACCAGCGCGGTGCCGATCGTGAGCAAGCGGGTACTGCCCACCATTTCCTCCCCGTGGGGTCGTTTCGGGTTATTTCAGCCCGAAAACTACCAGCCCAAGAAGGGCCTTTCGCCGCTTCTGACGGGTTGGCGGCGCGTCCGCGCGAAACGCCGACCCGTCAACAGGGCACCGACGGAACCGGCGCCCGGAGTGAACCGGGAGCCGAAAACGGACCCGGATCCGGATTCCGGACCGGGACGAAGCCGGAGCCGGGCCCGGAAATGGAGTCCGGAACGGAGTCCGGCGGCCCGACCCCGGAACAGGGGCCGGCCCGCCGGACGGCCGTGGGTCAGCTTCCCGCCAGGCGGACTCCGCCGCCGCCGCGTTTCGCCTGGTACATGTACGCGTCCGCCTCCCGCATCAGGACGGCGAAGTCGGTGCCGTGATCGGGGAAGAGCGACACCCCGATGCTGGCGCCGATCCGTACCGGTGCGCCCTCGATGTCGAACGGTTCGCGGAGCCGTTCGCAGATCCGGTCACCGACGGCGATCGCCGCCTGCTCGTCCGGGTCGCCGGTGAGCAGCACCGAGAACTCGTCGCCGCCGAGACGTGCGACCAGGTCGGGCCGCCGGACGACACCCTGCAGCCGCTTGGCCACCAGTTGCAGGAGCACGTCGCCGGCGTGGTGGCCGACGGTGTCGTTGACCTGCTTGAACCCGTTGAGGTCGAGCAGCAGCAGTGCCATCCGGGTGCCGGTGGCGGCGGCGATGTCGACCGCCGTGGTGGCCCGGTCGAGGAGCATCTTGCGGTTGGGCAACCCGGTGAGAGAGTCGTGGAACGCCTGCTTGGTGAGTTCGTTCATGTGCACCTCGGCGGCCTGCCGCATCCGGGCACTGTCCATGATCAGGGTGCCTTCGACGCCGAGTTGTTGGGCGAAGATCCGGTCCTGGGCACTCCATTCCCGGGTGCCGCTGGAGTCACCGCACATCACCATGCCGACCGGACCCTGCGCGGACATCAGCGGCATCGCGATGAACGACTGCAATCCGATGGTCTGCGCCATCCCGCCGACCCGTACCTTGGCCGTGCTGACGTCGCTGACCAGCATCGGCTCACCTTTTTCGGAGGTGTTGCGCCAGACCGGGGAGTCCGCTGCGGTCTTGCCGAGCAGATTGTCGGTCAGTGCCCGGTGAATGTCGTCGGAGAAGCCGACCCCGTGCACGTACCGGATCCGTCCCTCGCCGTCGATCAGGTGCATCGCGGCATGCTCGGTGCGGAACGCGGTGGCACACGACCGGGCCAGCAGCTCGGCCGCGGTCTCCACGTTGCCGGCCGACATGCCCTGCTCGAACAGTTCCCGGATGGTGGCGCTGCTGTGCGCGACGAACTGTCGCTGCTTCTCGGCGGCCAGCCCCTGCAGGGTGGTCGCGAAGTGCAGGGCCATCGTCGAGATGGTGTCGAGCTGGAGCTCGTCCAGGGCGGTGCCGGTCAGCAGGAGCACACCGACGGTCTGCCCGCCGATGCGCAGGCGGATCGCCATCTGCTCGCCGTTGACGACCGGCTTGCCGCCGGCCGGCGCCCGGAACACCTTGCCGGCGACCAGGTGGTCACGACGGCCCGGCTCACCGACCCGCGCGCTGACGGTCATCATGCCGGTCTCCGAGTCGAGCTCGAAGACGGTGGCCGCGGTCAGCCCGGCGATCTCCGTCAGGTGCGGTGCCGTCAGGTCCAGCACATGCTGCACCGACGGGGTGTCCTTCGTCATGAACGCCACCAGCTCGGCCAAAATCAGCCCCTGCCGGTCCGGCGTCGTCTCCTCGCCGACCCCTTCCAACCCGGGACCGGCTGTGTGCATCTCGCTGCCCACGCTCATGGCCCTAGGGTCGGCACCGCAGGGTCTCGGTTGAGCCGCGAACGGCCAGTGAGCGGTCGCAAATCGGGTGCGCTCGGGTGCCGTTCATAATCCCCTGATGGTGATCAAGGCGCTGATCTTCGACTTCGACGGTCTCCTGATGGACACCGAGACCACCCTCCTGGACAGCTGGCGCGCCGAATGGACCCGGCACGGCCTCCGATTGGACGAGTCGACGTTCTTCGCCGATCATGGCGGCGACACCACCGACGACCAGTATGCGCTGCTCGCGGCTGCGGCCGGGCCGGGCTTCGACAGAGCCGCCAGCCACGCCCGGCGTACCGCGTACCGCAATGAAAGACATCGCAGCCTGGGCCTGACCGCCGGGATGGCCGACTGGTTGCGGGAGGCCGAAGGCCTCGGGTTGCGGCTCGCGGTGGCGAGCAGTTCGCGGCGCGAATGGGTGGCCGGCCACCTCGCGCGCACCGGTGACCTGGCCCGTTTCGAGGTTCTGGCCTGCGGCGACGAGGTTGCGGGGCACAAACCGGACCCGGCGGTCTATCGGCTGGCGCTGGACCGTCTCGGCCTGCCGCCGGAGGCGGCGGTGGCCTTCGAGGACACCCCGCATGGCGTTTCGGCCGCGGTGGCTGCCGGCTTGCGGTGCGTCGCAATTCCTAATTTGTACGCCCACAACGCCCGTTTCGGGCAGGCCACCAAGCTACTCCAGTCCGCAGCCGACTGCACCCTGGCCACCCTCCTGGCCGACCTCGAAGCCGCCACCTGAGTCCTCGGGCCGGCGCGCTCACCGTCGTCGGCGACGCCCGGTCACGGTTTCCAGGGCTCGGCGGGGAGGCAGTTCGGCGTTGAGGATGTCTCCCCTCGAAGCGGTGGATAGACGATGTTTCCGGACGGGTCACTCCAGCAGCGGTCGGTGTCCGGGCTCGGCACGAAGAAGGGCCGCCGCCAGATCTCCGCCCCCCGCGTGTCGTAGGCGACCAGTGCGGCGTCCCCACCCACGTCGGTTGTGCTGACCAGGCCGAACGTGCCCCCGGCGAGCCGTGCCGCGGTGGTCCGGCCGTCGCCGTGTTCGAGTTCGATCCGGGCGACCCGCGGACTGATCCGACCGGAGGCGTCGACCGCGCCCGAGTCGGCCTCGGTGGAGGTCCGCATCAGAACCTGTACCGGTCCGGGCAGCCAGTCCCGGGTGCCGTGCCACTCCTCGACCGAGAATCCGCCGCTGGGTTCGTCGCCGGGCAGCAGACCTTCGGTGCGCTCGCACGCGAGATAACCGCGATCGGTGAGGAACACCGCGGTGGTGCGCCGATCATGGTGAACCGCAACCGCGAGATCATCTTCAGTCACCGGGAAGCGGGCCCCGTTCTCGAACATCGGCGTGTCCGGATAGCCGTTCAGGCAGTCGGTGATCTCTCGACTCAGTGGCTTGTCCAGCTCCCCGGGCCCCATGGCGATGGTGGTCGGCAAGACGTCGTTCCGGGTCAGCGGGATCGCGACGGCCGCCGCGACGGCCAGGCTCGCCACCCCGGCCAGGGCCAGGCGCCGGGTCCGGCGCGGGCGGGCGGGCGCGGCCGTCTCCCGGTGCAGACGGGCCCGCATGCGGGCGGCGCGGGCGGGCGTCAGCTCCCGCTCGGCGGGCGGCTCCAGCTGGTCGATCATTTCGGCTCCTCAGAGGGGGTACGGCCAGAGGCGGCCGCCTCGACAGCAGGGGTACGGCCGCTGGACTTGACCCGAGCGGTGGGGGTACGGCCGCCGGCGCTGACCGGAGCGGTAGGGGTACGGCCGGCGGTGGTGGTCTGGGCGGCCGGGGTGCGGCTCTGGGTGGTGGTCCGGCTGGTAGGGGTATGGCCGCCGGTGGTGGTCTGGGCGGCCGGGGGATGGCCGCCGGCAGTGGCCTGGCCGGCAGGAGCGCCGGTGGTTTCGGTGGCCGGGCCGGCCGAGCCGGGAGTGGTGAACTGCCGGGACAACCGGGACCGGGCCCGGCTCACCCGGCTCCGGACCGACGACTCGGTGACGCCCAGGGCCGCCGCCGCCTCCGGGTAGGAGAGGCCGGACCACAGGCACAGCGCGACCGCCTCACGTTCGGCGCGGGGCAGGCGGCGGACGGCCGCGAGCACCTCCCGCATCCGGGTCTCGTCGTCGAGGCGGCCGGCCACGTCGTCGGCCGGGTCGGCGACCGTGTCGTCGGCGGGGGAGCGGAACAGGCGGTGGCGCCAGCGGGTGAGGGTCCGCTGTTCGGTGCGGGCGTGATGGCCGGCCGTGACGAGCAGCCACGGCAGGGGCGAGCCGTCGACGAGGCGCACCTCGCCGCGCCGCCGCCAGGCGGTCAGGAACGTCGCCGATGTCACGTCCTCGGCGAGCGACCACGAGCCGGTCAACCGGAAGGCGTGGTTGTAGACGGCGCGGGCGTGGCGGTCGAAGACGGCGGTGAAATCGCCGTCCGGCCAGGGGGTGTCGGGCTGGATCGTCACGTCTCACTATGGCCGTGACCGGCGCCGATGTTGCGTCATGAACTCTCGATTGCCCTCCTGTTTCGGAATGATTGCGCTGGGAGCGCTCCCATGGAATGCTGTCCATATCGGCCAACGATCCCCACCGATGTGTTGCCGACCGTTCCCCGGCGTGCTCCCACGCCGTCCCCGTCTCGAGGAGCCCTCATGAGACCCATCCCCACCCGCGCACGGGCCCTGGCGGCAGCCGCCGCCGTGGGCGTCGTCGCCGCAGGCGGCGCCATCACCGTCGCGACCAGTGCCAGTGCCGCTGCCGGGTGCAGCGTCGCCTACTCGGCCAACTCGTGGAGCACCGGCTTCACCGGCAACGTCACCGTCACCAACCTCGGTGACGCCATCTCCGGTGGCTGGCGACTCACCTGGAGCTGGGCCGGCAACCAGCAGATCACCCAGGGCTGGAGCGCCACCATCACCCAGTCCGGGACGGCCGTCACGGCCACCAACCCGAGCTGGGCCTCGTCGCTGGCCACCAACGGCACGGCGAACTTCGGGTTCAACGCCAACTACTCGGGCACGAACGCCGCTCCGACGTCGTTCTCGCTCAACGGCGTCGTCTGCAACGGTGGCACCACCTCGCCGTCGCCCTCGAACTCGTCGTCCCCGTCCACCTCCACCTCGCCGTCCACGTCGACGTCTCCCTCACCGTCGACCTCGGTGACGCCCGGTGTGAAGGTCGACAACCCGTACGCCGGGGCCAAGGGTTATGTGAACCCGGAGTGGAAGGCCAAGGCCGAGTCGGTGTCCGGCGGCAGCCGGGTCTCCAACAACCCGACCGCGGTCTGGATCGACCGGATCGCCGCCATCAACGGCTCCACCGACAGCAGCTCGAACGGCGCGATGGGCGTGCGTGCCCACCTCGACGCGGCGCTGGCCCAGGGCGCGGGCTACATCCAGTTCGTCATCTACAACCTGCCCGGCCGGGACTGTGCGGCGCTCGCCTCCAACGGTGAGCTCGGCCCGAACGACCTGCCGCGCTACAAGACCGAGTACATCGACCCGATCGCGGCGATCCAGGCGGACGCGAAGTACAAGAACCTGCGGATCATCAACGTCGTCGAGATCGACTCGCTGCCGAACCTGGTCACCAACGTCGGTAGCGCCGCCGGTGCCACCGCGGCCTGCGACACGATGAAGGCCAACGGCGGGTACGTGCAGGGCATCGGTTACGCCCTGAACAAGCTCGGCGCGATCGGCAACGTCTACAACTACGTGGACGCCGCCCACCACGGCTGGATCGGCTGGGACTCCAACTTCGGCCCGACCGCCGACATCATGCTGCAGGCGGCCCAGGCCTCCGGCAACGTGAAGAACGTGCACGGCTTCATCACCAACACCGCCAACTACTCGGCGCTGAAGGAGACCTTCTTCACGGTCGGCTCCTCGGTCAACGGCACCTCGGTGCGCCAGTCGAAGTGGGTGGACTGGAACCAGTACGTCGACGAGCTCTCGTTCGCCCAGGCCTTCCGGTCCAAGCTGGTCTCGGTCGGCTTCGACTCGGGCATCGGCATGCTGATCGACACCTCGCGTAACGGCTGGGGCGGCTCGGCCCGGCCCACCGCCGCGAGCACCAGCACCAACGTCGACACCTTCGTCAACGAGTCGCGCATCGACCGCCGGATCCACGCCGGCAACTGGTGCAACCAGGCCGGCGCCGGCCTGGGTGAGCGTCCCACCGCGGCCCCGGCCGCCGGTATCGACGCCTACGTCTGGGTGAAGCCGCCGGGTGAGTCGGACGGCTCCAGCAAGCTCATCCCGAACAACGAGGGCAAGGGCTTCGACCAGATGTGCGACCCGACCTACACCGGTAACGCCCGTAACGGCAACAGCATGTCCGGCGCGCTGGCCGACGCCCCGATCTCGGGCGCCTGGTTCCCCGCGCAGTTCGCCCAGCTCATGGCGAACGCCTACCCCGCTCTCTGAGCGAACCCGCAGTAGCTGCCGGCCGGTGCTCAGCACCGGCCGGCAGTGCTATTGCAATACAAGTGCATTGTGACCTACCGTGGTGGCCGTGACGAAGTTATGGGCACTCACCCGATTCGTGGTCGTCTACGAACTGCAGCTGTGGGCGGCACTGTTCCGCTGGATCCTGCGGCGGCCGGTCCCGGTCGAGCCGGGCACCACGCGGTTCGGATACATCGGTGCGGTCCGGATGATCCTCATCGCGTTCATCGCCGTCTCCGCGATCGAGATCCCGATCCTGGAGCTGATGATCCCGTGGGAGCCCGTCGCCAACGTCCTGCTCGGCATCGGCGTCTACGGCCTGATCTGGATGTTCGGGCTCTACGCCAGCATGATCGTGCACCCGCACCTGGTCGGCCCGTCCGGGCTGCGCATCCGCAACAGCCTCACCCTCGACGCCGCCATCGGCTGGGACCGGATCGCCGCGATCGAGGTGCGCCGCCGCTCGATGCCGCCCGGCGGGCAGATCCAGCTCGAGGACGGTGTGCTCTCGCTCGGCATGGGTAGTCAGACCAGCATCGACGTACGCCTCACCGAGCCCCTGGTGCTCCCCGTCCGCAAGGCCAAGGGGCAGCCCGCCACCACCGTCCGCTTCCACGCCGACGATCCGGAGGGCCTGGTCGCGGCGGCGCGGGAATTCCTGCCGGCGGTGACCGAGAGTCAGGCCGCCACGAAGAACCGGTAGACCGCCCGGTACGGCACCGCAGCCGTCCCGTTCGTGCACGCGCCGGCCGGAGCCAGCCCGCCGACCGTGTCGATCCGCTGCACGTAGGTGACCTTCCCGAACGTACCGATGCCGCGGTTGGTCTTGGCCTTGATCCGCAGTTGCTGGATGCTGTTCGGGCTCTCCGCGGGCACCCGCACCACGCCGTCCGGGTCGCCCTCCAGCAGCGAGCCGTCCTGGTCCGACTGCCAGCTCGGGCCGCGGAAGTGCAGGGCGCTCACCTTCTTGACCGGCCGCATGGTGACGCCGGTCAGCGAGGCGGCCGGTTCGAGCAGTGTCCAGGCACCGGACCGGCACTCGTAGATCTGCACGCCCCGGGCCTTGAGCACGGCGTGCAGCACGTGCCCGGCGGGCGGGGCCAGTTCCGCCGGTACCCGAGGGTCGACGCCGTAGCCGGCCTCGTGCGCGACGGGCGCCGGCGACGTGGCCGGGGTCCGGTCGGTCCCGGCGAAGGACACCCCGGCCGGCACGGCGACCGACACGACGGCGAGGGCGCCGAACGCGGCGGCGGCCCGGGTGGGGCGGTGGGCGAGGGTGCGTACGGCAGACGGGCGCTGAGCCACGGGTCCTCCCCTATGGACGGTGACGCTGCGCCATCACGCTAAACGCCGCGACGCCGTGCGCGTCCCGTCCCGCGGGGATTTCACCCGGAGGAAGTGCTCCTACCGGCGAGGTGGCATCCGGTAGAACCCGGTCGGCAGGGCCTGTTCCTCGATCTGGGCCACCTTGGCCCGGGTGCGTAGCCGGATGAGCAGCAGCACACCGAGGAACACGCAGATGCCACCGACGATCAGGCCGGGCCCGAGCAGCGAGGTCTGGTCGGCCACCAGGGCGGTCGCGGTGTCGTCCGTGGGCGGGACGATCGCCGTACCGTCGTCGTTCCCGTCGTTCCCGTCGTCGCCGGCGTCCTCGGCGGGCTCCTCGTCCTCGCCGGCCGGTGACTCGGACGGCTCGGGCGAGGGGTCGGCGGTCCGCTCGCCCCGGATCTCGGCGGTCGCGGCCGCCGTGGTCAACAGGATCTCCTGCTGGTCGAAGGCCCGCGCCTCGAACCGCACGTCACCACCGTCCGGCCCGTCGAAGGAGATCTGCCAACGGCCGGTCACGGTGCGGCCCCGGCACAGCGTGCCCGGGTCCAGGTCCTCGTCGATGATCGTGGTGGTGTCGCCGTCGGTGCTGGTGCTGGTGTCGAACTCACCGGCCTCCTCGACCCGGGTCACCCGCAGCTGCTCGGCGTCCACCGGCGTACGCACCACCAGCACCCAGCGGACCTTGCGGCACTGACGGCTCTCCGAGGTGACGACGGCGGTCAGCGTCTGTGCGGGCCGGGTCACGGTGAATCGGTCGGGTGCGGTCACCCGGACGTCGAACCCCGGCACCTCGGCGGCGGCCGGTGTGGCCGGCGCCAGGACGTGCAGGACGGCGCCCGCGACGACCGCGCCGGCAAGCGCGGTGATCCGGTGACGCATGACGGTTCCCCTTCCCCCGGGACGGCTCGGTGCATTCGCCCGCACTACTTAGTTCGCCTCGCGCGCGCAAATGGTTCAGCGAGTGGCGTGGGTCACACCTGTTTTCGGCGGCCCCGGCCGGTGGCCAGAATGGTCGGGGTCGGTCTGGATCCTTCCTGGCAATACCCTTATTTTTTCCTTAACCGAGCAACCTCTGGTGTGTCTGCGCAGTTCAGCAGGCCTGCGCGGAGGGTGGTCAAACGACTACGCAAAAAGTTCGG of the Actinoplanes sichuanensis genome contains:
- a CDS encoding DUF3455 domain-containing protein is translated as MAQRPSAVRTLAHRPTRAAAAFGALAVVSVAVPAGVSFAGTDRTPATSPAPVAHEAGYGVDPRVPAELAPPAGHVLHAVLKARGVQIYECRSGAWTLLEPAASLTGVTMRPVKKVSALHFRGPSWQSDQDGSLLEGDPDGVVRVPAESPNSIQQLRIKAKTNRGIGTFGKVTYVQRIDTVGGLAPAGACTNGTAAVPYRAVYRFFVAA
- a CDS encoding HAD family hydrolase, translated to MVIKALIFDFDGLLMDTETTLLDSWRAEWTRHGLRLDESTFFADHGGDTTDDQYALLAAAAGPGFDRAASHARRTAYRNERHRSLGLTAGMADWLREAEGLGLRLAVASSSRREWVAGHLARTGDLARFEVLACGDEVAGHKPDPAVYRLALDRLGLPPEAAVAFEDTPHGVSAAVAAGLRCVAIPNLYAHNARFGQATKLLQSAADCTLATLLADLEAAT
- a CDS encoding acyl-CoA dehydrogenase family protein, translated to MLAGDLYAFQDLLSDEEAATVHRVREFLSAEVSPIANEYWARAEFPSHLIKQFAGLGLAGVERSSLLDGWLALEMGRADASMATFYGVHAGLAMGSIQECGSPEQRERWLSPMASFDRIGAFALTEPTGGSDVAAGLRTTARREGDTWVLNGRKRWIGNATFADLIVVWARDEADDQVKGFVVEKDAPGFTATKIEHKIALRIVQNADIELAGVRVPESDRLQLAGSFKDTARVLRATRAGVAWQAVGLMIAAYEIALRYAGERKQFGRPIAKFQLVQDLLVRMAGNATASLGMCVRLAQLQDAGVYKDEHSALAKAYCTTRMREVVGWARELLAGNGIVLDYDIGRFVADAEALYSYEGTREINSLIVGRAITGHGAFV
- a CDS encoding glycoside hydrolase family 6 protein, encoding MRPIPTRARALAAAAAVGVVAAGGAITVATSASAAAGCSVAYSANSWSTGFTGNVTVTNLGDAISGGWRLTWSWAGNQQITQGWSATITQSGTAVTATNPSWASSLATNGTANFGFNANYSGTNAAPTSFSLNGVVCNGGTTSPSPSNSSSPSTSTSPSTSTSPSPSTSVTPGVKVDNPYAGAKGYVNPEWKAKAESVSGGSRVSNNPTAVWIDRIAAINGSTDSSSNGAMGVRAHLDAALAQGAGYIQFVIYNLPGRDCAALASNGELGPNDLPRYKTEYIDPIAAIQADAKYKNLRIINVVEIDSLPNLVTNVGSAAGATAACDTMKANGGYVQGIGYALNKLGAIGNVYNYVDAAHHGWIGWDSNFGPTADIMLQAAQASGNVKNVHGFITNTANYSALKETFFTVGSSVNGTSVRQSKWVDWNQYVDELSFAQAFRSKLVSVGFDSGIGMLIDTSRNGWGGSARPTAASTSTNVDTFVNESRIDRRIHAGNWCNQAGAGLGERPTAAPAAGIDAYVWVKPPGESDGSSKLIPNNEGKGFDQMCDPTYTGNARNGNSMSGALADAPISGAWFPAQFAQLMANAYPAL
- a CDS encoding RNA polymerase sigma factor, with amino-acid sequence MTIQPDTPWPDGDFTAVFDRHARAVYNHAFRLTGSWSLAEDVTSATFLTAWRRRGEVRLVDGSPLPWLLVTAGHHARTEQRTLTRWRHRLFRSPADDTVADPADDVAGRLDDETRMREVLAAVRRLPRAEREAVALCLWSGLSYPEAAAALGVTESSVRSRVSRARSRLSRQFTTPGSAGPATETTGAPAGQATAGGHPPAAQTTTGGHTPTSRTTTQSRTPAAQTTTAGRTPTAPVSAGGRTPTARVKSSGRTPAVEAAASGRTPSEEPK
- a CDS encoding sensor domain-containing diguanylate cyclase produces the protein MSVGSEMHTAGPGLEGVGEETTPDRQGLILAELVAFMTKDTPSVQHVLDLTAPHLTEIAGLTAATVFELDSETGMMTVSARVGEPGRRDHLVAGKVFRAPAGGKPVVNGEQMAIRLRIGGQTVGVLLLTGTALDELQLDTISTMALHFATTLQGLAAEKQRQFVAHSSATIRELFEQGMSAGNVETAAELLARSCATAFRTEHAAMHLIDGEGRIRYVHGVGFSDDIHRALTDNLLGKTAADSPVWRNTSEKGEPMLVSDVSTAKVRVGGMAQTIGLQSFIAMPLMSAQGPVGMVMCGDSSGTREWSAQDRIFAQQLGVEGTLIMDSARMRQAAEVHMNELTKQAFHDSLTGLPNRKMLLDRATTAVDIAAATGTRMALLLLDLNGFKQVNDTVGHHAGDVLLQLVAKRLQGVVRRPDLVARLGGDEFSVLLTGDPDEQAAIAVGDRICERLREPFDIEGAPVRIGASIGVSLFPDHGTDFAVLMREADAYMYQAKRGGGGVRLAGS